One stretch of Dokdonia sp. Hel_I_53 DNA includes these proteins:
- a CDS encoding RNA polymerase sigma factor, with translation MNLSNHHITEVINRCRNGEQVAQMEVYNRYYKAMYNTSLRIVKSEAEAEDIMQESFLSAFTKIDTYKEEASFGSWLKRIVVNNSLTAYQKAKRLDEQPLENHLYKVSEDDGGCGTIDLTSVRAQEVVTAMNNLKDNYRQSLSLHLIEGYDYEEISEIMNVSYANSRTMISRAKQSLRAILNKNGKGKGIYRSSI, from the coding sequence GTGAATTTAAGTAACCATCACATAACTGAAGTTATTAATCGTTGTCGCAACGGTGAGCAAGTAGCGCAGATGGAAGTATACAATCGTTATTATAAGGCAATGTATAATACTTCCCTCCGTATTGTAAAAAGCGAAGCTGAGGCTGAAGATATTATGCAAGAATCATTTTTGAGCGCTTTTACAAAAATTGATACTTACAAAGAAGAAGCTTCTTTTGGAAGTTGGCTCAAGAGAATTGTTGTAAACAATAGTTTAACAGCCTATCAGAAAGCTAAACGACTGGATGAACAACCACTAGAAAATCACTTATATAAAGTTTCTGAAGACGACGGAGGGTGTGGTACTATAGATCTTACAAGTGTGAGAGCTCAGGAGGTTGTTACAGCAATGAATAATTTAAAAGATAATTACAGACAATCATTGTCTTTGCACCTCATAGAAGGGTATGATTACGAAGAAATAAGTGAAATTATGAATGTGAGCTATGCCAATTCTAGAACAATGATATCTAGGGCAAAACAAAGTTTACGAGCAATTTTAAATAAAAATGGAAAAGGAAAAGGAATCTATAGATCTTCTATTTAA
- the lon gene encoding endopeptidase La, which translates to MAKPKFTTLDRLSLQEIDGDAELIPLMTPEDEEAINNEELPESLALLPLRNTVLFPGVVIPISAGRDTSIKLIDEANKGGKVVGVVAQVDESIENPTADDIHKVGVVARILRVLKMPDGNVTVIIQGKKRFEIDQVTQEEPYMKATIKDYPESRPEVADKEFKAVIDSIKELALRIIQESPNIPTEASFAIKNIESNSFLINFVSSNMNLTVEEKQELLQISDLQKRALETLKFMDMERQKLELKNDIQSKVQNDMSQQQREYFLHQQMKTIQEELGGASSEDDLEEMRLRSKDKKWNEKVAKHFKKELAKMQRMNPQVAEYSIQRNYLDLFLDLPWNEFSKDKFDLKRAMKILDRDHYGLDDVKRRIIEYLAVLKLRNDMKSPILCLYGPPGVGKTSLGKSVAEALGREYIRMSLGGMRDESEIRGHRKTYIGAMPGRIIQSLRKAGTSNPVFVLDEIDKLSTGSQGDPSSALLEVLDPEQNSEFHDNFLEMGFDLSKVMFIATSNSLNTIQPALRDRMEIINVTGYTIEEKVEIAKQHLLPKQLKEHGMTTSQLKIAKPQLEKIVEGYTRESGVRGLEKQVAKMVRYGAKNLAMEEEYNIKVSNEDIIDVLGSPKMERNKYENNEVAGVVTGLAWTRVGGDILFIESALSKGKGTLSITGNLGKVMKESATIAMEYIKANAESLGLDPTIFDKYNVHIHVPEGATPKDGPSAGITMLTSLVSLFTQRKVKKSIAMTGEITLRGKVLPVGGIKEKILAAKRARIKEILMCEQNRRDIDEIKEEYLKGLTFHYVSDMSQVLELALTKQKVKNAKTL; encoded by the coding sequence ATGGCAAAACCAAAATTTACAACATTAGACAGATTGTCACTGCAAGAGATAGATGGAGATGCAGAGTTAATCCCATTGATGACTCCAGAGGACGAAGAGGCAATTAATAACGAGGAGTTACCAGAGAGTCTAGCTTTATTACCGTTAAGGAATACTGTATTATTTCCTGGTGTAGTGATACCTATTTCTGCTGGAAGAGATACATCTATTAAGTTAATAGACGAAGCTAACAAGGGCGGGAAAGTAGTTGGAGTTGTTGCTCAAGTTGATGAAAGCATAGAAAATCCCACAGCTGATGATATCCACAAAGTGGGTGTTGTTGCAAGAATATTACGTGTTCTTAAAATGCCGGACGGTAACGTCACGGTAATTATACAAGGTAAAAAGCGTTTTGAGATAGATCAAGTAACGCAAGAAGAACCTTACATGAAGGCTACTATAAAAGACTATCCAGAGTCTCGACCTGAAGTGGCAGATAAAGAATTTAAGGCGGTAATAGATTCTATTAAAGAACTTGCCTTACGTATTATTCAAGAATCTCCAAACATCCCAACAGAAGCTTCATTTGCTATAAAGAATATTGAAAGTAATTCTTTTCTAATCAATTTTGTAAGTTCAAATATGAACTTAACAGTAGAGGAGAAACAAGAATTGCTTCAAATTAGCGATCTGCAAAAAAGAGCGCTAGAAACGCTTAAGTTTATGGATATGGAACGCCAGAAGCTTGAGCTCAAAAATGACATTCAGAGCAAGGTTCAGAATGACATGAGCCAGCAGCAACGTGAGTATTTTCTTCATCAACAGATGAAAACTATTCAAGAAGAACTTGGTGGTGCATCGTCTGAAGATGATTTAGAAGAAATGCGCTTACGATCTAAAGACAAAAAGTGGAATGAAAAAGTTGCCAAGCACTTCAAAAAGGAGCTTGCAAAAATGCAACGTATGAATCCACAAGTTGCTGAGTATAGTATACAGCGAAATTATCTTGACTTATTTTTAGATCTCCCTTGGAATGAATTTAGCAAGGATAAATTTGATCTTAAACGCGCGATGAAGATTCTTGACCGTGATCACTATGGATTAGATGATGTAAAAAGACGTATTATAGAATATCTCGCCGTTTTAAAGCTCCGTAATGATATGAAATCTCCTATTTTATGTTTGTATGGACCTCCAGGAGTAGGTAAGACTTCTCTAGGGAAATCTGTTGCAGAAGCTCTTGGACGTGAATATATACGTATGAGTTTAGGTGGCATGCGAGATGAATCTGAAATAAGAGGGCACCGTAAAACTTATATAGGTGCGATGCCTGGGCGCATTATCCAAAGTTTAAGAAAAGCAGGGACTAGTAATCCAGTTTTTGTACTTGATGAAATTGATAAGCTAAGTACAGGAAGTCAAGGCGATCCTTCCTCTGCGTTACTTGAAGTATTAGATCCAGAACAAAATAGTGAGTTTCATGACAACTTTTTAGAAATGGGTTTTGACCTTTCTAAAGTAATGTTTATTGCAACTTCAAACAGTCTTAATACCATACAGCCTGCGTTGAGAGACCGTATGGAAATCATTAATGTAACAGGTTATACGATCGAAGAAAAGGTAGAAATTGCAAAACAACATTTGTTGCCTAAACAACTCAAGGAGCACGGGATGACAACAAGTCAACTCAAAATTGCTAAACCCCAATTAGAGAAAATTGTTGAGGGATATACTCGGGAATCTGGAGTACGTGGTCTTGAAAAGCAGGTTGCAAAAATGGTACGCTATGGAGCAAAGAATCTAGCCATGGAAGAAGAGTATAACATAAAGGTCTCAAATGAAGACATTATAGATGTACTTGGATCTCCTAAAATGGAACGTAACAAGTATGAAAATAATGAAGTAGCTGGCGTAGTTACGGGCCTTGCATGGACGCGAGTAGGTGGCGATATTCTATTTATTGAGTCTGCCTTGTCCAAAGGAAAAGGAACACTCTCTATTACAGGAAATCTAGGGAAGGTAATGAAAGAAAGTGCAACCATTGCCATGGAATATATTAAAGCAAATGCAGAGTCGTTAGGTCTAGATCCAACGATATTTGATAAATATAATGTACATATCCACGTACCTGAAGGAGCTACACCTAAGGACGGTCCAAGTGCAGGTATCACTATGTTAACCTCTCTAGTATCACTATTTACGCAACGTAAAGTGAAAAAAAGCATTGCGATGACAGGGGAAATCACTTTAAGAGGTAAAGTATTACCAGTAGGTGGTATTAAAGAAAAAATTCTCGCAGCAAAAAGAGCAAGAATTAAAGAAATTTTAATGTGTGAGCAAAACCGTCGAGATATTGATGAAATTAAAGAAGAATACTTAAAAGGGCTTACCTTTCATTATGTATCTGATATGAGTCAAGTTTTAGAACTGGCTTTGACTAAGCAAAAGGTTAAAAATGCAAAAACACTCTAA